Part of the Bradyrhizobium sp. AZCC 1721 genome, ACGCTGGCGCAGGCCCTGCAGACCATCGTCAGCCGCAACGTCGATCCCTTGAAGTCTGCGGTGCTGTCGGTCACGCAGATCCATGCCGGCTCCGCCAACAACGTGATCCCCGGCGAGGCGAAGCTCGGCGGCACGGTGCGCGCCTTCGACGACGGCGTGCGCGCGCTGATCCGCGATCGCATGCGCAAGATCTGCGCCGGCGTTGCCGCCACGTTCGAGTGCGAGATCACGGTCGACATTCGCGACACGTTCAGCGTCCTCGTCAACGAGGAAGAACAATCCAGGGTCGTCGAAGCGGTGGCGAAGACCGTGGTCGATCCGTCCAAGGTGCTCACGCGCTCGCAGCCGAAGATGGGGAGCGAGGATTTCGCCGACATGATGCAGGTGGTGCCCGGCGCCTATTTCTGGATCGGCCACGACGGCTCGGTGCCCGTGCACAATGCCGGCTACGTCCTCGACGACAAGATCCTGCCGATCGGCGCCAGCATGTTCGCCCGCATCATCGAAACCCGACTCCCGGTAGGTTAGCATGCATAAACCAGCCCCCGAGGAAGAGGTCACCTCGCTGCACGACCTCTCCGCCACCGACCTGATCGCCGGCTATCGCGCCAGGCAGTTCTCGCCGTCGGAAGTGCTGGACGAAGTGATCGAGCATGTCGCGGCGTGGGAGCCGCACATCAAGGCGCTCTATTTGTTCGATCCCGACGGCGCCCGCGCTGCCGCGAAGGCTTCGACCGACCGCTGGCAGAGGGAAGAGCCCGCAGGCGCGCTCGACGGCGTGCCTGTTACCATCAAGGACAATATCGCGACCAAGGGCCAGCCGATCCCGCTGGGCGCCGCCAGTGTCAGGTTGGTACCGGCAGAGAAGGATGCGCCGCCCGCCGCGCGGTTGCGTGAATCCGGCGCCATCATATTCTCCAAGACGACGATGCCGGACTACGGCATGCTGTCGTCGGGCCTCTCCAGCTTCCACCCCCTCACCCGCAACCCCTGGGATCTCAGCAAGAACCCGGGCGGCTCTTCTTCCGGCGCGGGCGCGGCGGGCGCGGCCGGCTACGGCCCGCTGCATCTGGGCACCGACATTGGCGGCTCGGTGCGGCTGCCGGCCTGTTGGTGCGGTCTTGTCGCGCTGAAGCCGAGCCTCGGGCGCGTTCCGATCGATCCACCCTATGTCGGCCGGGTCGCAGGTCCCATCACCCGCACCGTCGATGACGCCGCGCTGATGATGTGCGTGTTGGCGAAGCCGGATCGCCGCGACGGCATGAGTCTGCCGGCTGACAGCAGCATCCACTGGAAGACGCTCGACAAGTCGCCGCGCAAGCTGCGCATCGGCCTGATGCTCGATCCCGGCGCCGGCCAGCCGCTTGAGAAGGAAGTGCGTGACGCAGCCGTCAACGCCGCCAAGGCGTTCGAATCCGCCGGCGCGATCGTCACCGAAGTCAACGGCATCCTGACGCGCGAGATGGTCGACGGGCTCGATAATTTCTGGCGGGCCCGGCTGTGGGACGATCTCTCAAAGCTTTCGCCCGAGGAGCGCGGCAAGACGCTGCCTTACATCCAAAAATGGGCAGAAGCCGGCGCAAAGCTTTCCGGCGTCGACGTCGTCAGGGGTTTTAACGCCACCATGGCGATCCGCGCCGCGGCAGCTAAGCTATTTCACGAACTCGACTACGTGATCTCCCCGGTGTCGCCGGTGGTGAACTTCCCGGCCGAGTTCGCAGCACCGATCAACGACCCCGACAGACCGTTCGAGCACATCTGCTTTACCGTGCCGTGGAATATGGCGGAAAACCCGGCGCTCTCGATCAATGGCGGATATGACGCCAAGGGCTTCCCGATCGGCGTGCAGATCATCGGCCGCCGCTTCGACGATCTCGGCGTGCTCGGCCTGGCCAAGGCATTCGAGGGCCTGCGCGGTGCGCAGCGGCCGTGGCCGTCGCCGCCGGGCAAGTAACTTGCCGCCGCGCGCCGATCGTCATGCGCGGGCCTGACCCGCGCATCCATCTTCTTCAAGAGGATGGATTGCCGGGTCAAGCCCGGCAATGACGAGATGGAATTCAAGAACAAGCATTACAGGAAGGAACACCCAATGGCGTATGAGACCATCAAGTACGAGGTCGACGATCAGATTCTCACCATCACGCTGAACCGGCCCGACAAGCTCAACGCCTTCAACGGCACCATGCAGCAGGAGCTGATCGACGCCTTCGACGCCGCCGACAAGGACGACAATGTCCGCGCTATCATCGTCACCGGCGCAGGCCGCGGCTTCTGCGCCGGTGCCGATCTTTCTTCCGGCGCCAACACGTTCGACCGCGACGCGCGGCGTGGCCCGGTGAAGCGGCTAGCGGGCGGCGCGGTCGATTACAGCGATCCCATGGTGCGCGATGGTGGCGGCCAGGTGACGCTGCGCATCTTCAAGTGCTTAAAACCGGTGATCGCGGCGGTGAACGGGCCCGCGGTCGGCATCGGCGTCACCATGCAGGTCGCGATGGACATTCGCATCGCGTCGGAGGCCGCGCGCTTCGGCTTTGTGTTCTCCCAACGCGGCATCGTGCCGGAGGCGGCCTCAAGCTGGTTCCTGCCGCGCATCGTCGGCATCTCGCAGGCGCTGGAATGGTGCTACTCGGGACGCGTGTTCCCAGCACAGGAAGCGCTCGCCGGCCGTCTCGTCAGCAAGGTGGTGCCCCCGGACGATCTATTGCCGACCGCACGCGCGCTCGCCAAGGAGTTCGCCGCCAAGACCGCGCCGGTCTCGGTGGCGCTGATCCGGCAGATGATGTGGCGCATGCTGGGCGCCGACGATCCGATGGAAGCCCACAAGGTCGACAGCCGCGGCATCTACGCCCGCGGCCGCTCGGAAGACGTCAAGGAAGGCGTCGTGTCATTCTTGGAAAAGCGCCCAGCGCAATTCAAGAACAAGGTATCGAGCGACATGCCCGACTATTTCCCGTGGTGGCAGGAGCGCGAATATAAGTGAGCGACCGGCCGGCTTCGGTCGACGCGACGCGAGACGGCGTCATCCTGCTGCATGGCATCAGCAGGACGGCGCGATCGTTTCGAAGAATGCAGACGGCAATCGAGGCTGCCGGGCTGACGGCGCTTAACCTGGACTATGCGAGCCGCCGAAGGGCGCTGGACGCGCTGGCGGAGGACATCCATCCTTCCATCCAGCGCTTTGCCGATTGCGTCGCCGGTTCCGTCCATTTCGTCTGCCATTCCATGGGTGGACTGCTGGCACGCGTCTACATCGCCCGTCACCGGCCGCAACGTCTGGGCCGCGTTGTAAATGATCGGCACGCCGAACAGCGGCAGCGAGATCGCCGACCGCCTGAAGAACTTCGGACCCTACCGCTCCTTCTTCGGACCGGCAGGACAGCAACTCGGCACCCAGCGCGACGCCGCCATCGAAGCGCTGTTTCCGCCGGTCGATTATCCCGTCGGCATCATCGCCGGAAACCGCTCGATCTATCCGATCGCCTCGGCATTCTTGCCGAAGCCGCATGACGGACGGGTGTCGGTGGCGAATACCAGGCTCGACGGCATGACAGGTCACATCGTGATCGGTGCGTCGCATCCCTGGCTGGTGGTGCGACCGATATCGGCAACGCACAGGATGCAGCCTGCGGTCAGATCGAAGGAACGTGCTTGCGATATGCCGAAGCGCGGTGAGAAAACCTCCGTTGTCATCCCATGGTGAGCGCCACCCTGCCGATCGCCTTGCGGTCGATCAACAGCCGCATCGCTTTCGCGTACTCCTCCAGCGGCAGCCGATGCGAGACGTTGGGGCGGATTTTTCCGGCCTCCGCCCATTCCGTAAGCGCCTTGATCCTGATCTCGCCAAGCGCAGGATTTCGCCGCACTGCTTCGCCGGCACGGATGCCGAGCACGCTCGCGCCCTTGATCATCAACAGATTGGTCTTGGCAAGCCCGATGCCGCCGGTAAAGCCGATGACCAACAGCCGCGCACCCCAGTTGATGCAGCGCATCGAGTTCTCGAACACCTCGCCGCCGACGGGATCGAACACCACGTCGGCGCCCTGCCCGTCGGTGATGCGCTTGACGGCATCGCGGAACGGCTCCTGGTCGTAGCGCACGAGATGATCGGCGCCCCTCGCTTTGGCGATCGCGAGTTTCTCGTCGCTTGACGCGGTCGCAATCACGGTGGCACCGAGCATCTTGCCGATTTCGACGGCGGCAAGGCCAACGCCGCCGCCGGCGCCGTGCACCAGCAGTACCTCACCCGGTTGAAGCCGGCCGCGATCGATCAGCGCGTGATAGGCAGTACCATGGCCGGCCAGGAACGTCGCGCCTTCGGCGTAGTCGAACGTCGATGGCAGCGGCACGAGCTGCGAGGGTGTGGCGATCGCTTCATCGGAATAAGCACCGTGCCGCATCTTCACGATCACCCGGTCGCCCACCGCAACTCCCGTAGCGCCGTTGATCTCGACGATATCGCCGGCGGCTTCGACGCCCGGCGTGAACGGCAGTGGCGGCTTGAGCTGATATTCGCCCGCCGCCATCAAAATATCCGGGAAATTGATCCCGGCGGCACGAATAGCGACGCGTATCTGTCCCGGCGCCAGCGGTGCAGAGGCAAAGGTTTCCAGGCGCAGCTTCTCGGGCGGGCCGAGCTCACGGCAGACGACGGCTTTCGGCATCAGGCGGCCCGCGCTTTCAGGCGCTCCAGCGCCTCGCGGATCAGCGGCATCCGGTCGTTGCCGAAATACATGTCGGTCTTGCCGACGAAGATCGTCGGTGAACCGAATCCGCCGCGCGCCATCACCTCGTCCGTGTTGGCCTTGAGCTGTTCCTTGATCGCCTGCTGGCCGATACACTCGAAGAATCTGACGGGATCGACGCCGACGCTCTCGCAGATATCCGTCAGCACCGAATCCTTTGAGATGTCCCTGTCATCGCCCCAATAGGCCTCGAACACGGCGCGCGCGAACGGCACCATGCGTTCGCCAGATTCCTGTGCAACCCAGATACAGCCGCGCATCGCCTTGACGCTGTTCACCGGAAACACCGTCGGCGGCATCTTGATCGCAAGGCCTGCGGAGCGCGCCCAGTCGGCGAGATCCTTCTTCATATAGCGCGCCTTCAACGGCACCGGCGTCTCGCGGGAGGCATAGACACTCGGATTGACGGTGTTGAAGATGCCGCCGACCAGGATCGGCCGCCAGGTGATCTCGACGCCGAGCTCCTTGGCGAGCGGCTGGATGTTATGAAAGGCGAGATAGGTCCAGGGGCTGGAGCAATCGAAGAAGAATTCGAGCATGGGGTTTCCTTTTGTTGATTCTCGAGCCTCATCCTGAGGAGCGCGGAACGCGCGTCTCGAAGGAAGGGCGCTGGAGGGGCCTCTACTCCGCGGCGGCTGCCTCGCGGCCGACCGGAAGCCCCAGTTCCTCTCCAGTATGATCGAGATTTTCCAGGCAATGGCGACTTTTGTTGTTCTGTACCTCGACCATAAGTCATGGCAGACAGGCGCTCAATCAGAACCCATCGGGAGGCTCCCATGCTGTTTCCAACCACGATCGCAGGCTCCTTGCCGAAGCCGGAATGGCTGGCCGAGCCCAACACGCTGTGGGCACCCTGGAAATCGAGGGGTGACGAGCTCGCCCGCGCCAAGCGCGATGCCACCATGCTGGCGGTGAAGCTGCAGGAGGATGCTGGCGTTGATATCGTCACCGAGGGCGAGCAGGCCCGCCAGCACTTCGTCCACGGCTTTTTGGAGAAGGTCGAGGGCATTGATTTCGCCCACAAGGTCGAAATGGGCATCCGCAAGGACCGCTACAAGGCGATGGTGCCGCAGGTGACAGCACCGCTCACGCTCAAGGGGCGTGTCCATGCGGACGAGGCCCGAGTCGCCCGCACCCATACCACGCGCAAGCTGAAATTCACCCTGCCCGGTCCGATGACCATCGCAGACACCGTCGCCGACCGGTATTACGGCGACAAGGTCAAGATGGCGTTCGCCTTTGCCGAGCTGCTCAACAGCGAGGCCAAGGCGTTGCAGGCGGATGGCGTCGACGTGATCCAGTTTGACGAGCCCGCCTTCAACGTCTTCATGGACGAGGTCTCCGACTGGGGCATCAAGGCATTGGAGCGGGCGGCCGAAGGGCTGACCTGCACCACCGCCGTTCACATCTGCTACGGCTATGGCATCAAGGCCAACACCGACTGGAAGCAGACGCTGGGCAGCGAGTGGCGGCAGTACGGGGATATTTTCCCGGCGATCGCCAAGAGCCCGATCCAGCAGGTCGCGATCGAGTGCCGCAACTCGAAAGTGCCGCTGGATCTGCTGGCGCTGCTGCCCGGCAAGGTCATCCAGGCCGGCGTGATCGACGTCGCCAGCGACACGGTGGAGACCGCGGAAGACGTCGTTCAGGTGATCGAGGCGGTGTCGAAATTCGTGCCGCTCAGCAACATCGTCGCTACCACCAATTGCGGCATGGCGCCGATGCGGAGAGATATCGCGGAGGCGAAGCTCGCGGCGCTCGGCGCGGGCGCAAGGCTGGCGCGGGAACGGTTGGGCTAACCCCGTCATTGCGAGCGAAGCGAAGCAATCCACCTCTCTACACGGGGATAGATGGATTGCTTCGTCGCTTCGCTCCTCGCAATGACGGGGATAGTCTTTATCCCATCGCGCTCGGATGCAGCACCGGTCGATATCCGGCGCCGAATGCACGCAACGTCGACGGCGGCGTCAATAGCATCGCGACGTCGAGCGCATCGACCGCCTCGCGATATCCCGCCATCGACCATTGCAGCGCCCTGCCCTGCACGATCAATAAAGACTCTTCGCCCCGCTGCACCATCGCGCCGTCAGGCAACTGCGCCACCGGCACTGGCGGCGGATGCAGCCGCTTTTTGCCGCGCTCCAGCCGCTCACCATGCAGCGCGGCATCGATCTCCCGCGCACGAATGTCCTTCGCACCATTGCCCACTTCCCACGCCGCGCGAAAGCGGTTGGCGTCGTCGCGGCGGCAGAAGAAGCATGGGCGGTGCCCGGCGGCGAAGGCGGTCGCCTCGTCGAGAAAGAACAACTCGGTCCAGCTCCGCCGGCCCATCACGGGCCGCCGCCACCCTCTGAACTCGCAGACGCAGGTGATCCAGGCCGGGCTCGACCAGCGCTTCTTCAATAAAGTTTTGGTCGCGGGATCGTGGATGATGCCGCGGTTACCGGTGAACATGCCGCGATACGGGGTCGCGATGATGTCGCCTGTGGGCGTGACGCGGTTTTGAAGGGGCATGTGACGCTCAAAAGCCTATCACCGTCATTGCGAGCGCAGCGAAGCAATCCATCTCTCCTCGCGCGCGGAAGCATGGATTGCTTCGTCGCTATCGCTCCTCGCAATGACGGCCAGACCACGGCATGCCATCACGGACGGATCGGCGGCTGGAACGACAGCGCAGTGTCCCAGGGAAAATGGATCCAGGTATCCTGCGATACTTCAGTGATGAAAGTATCGACCAGCGGCTTGCCTTTCGGCTTGGCGTAGACGGTGGCGAAATGTGCATCGGGGAGCATCTGGCGCACCAGCCGTCCGGTGGTACCGGTATCGACGAGGTCGTCGACGATCAACAGCCCCTTGCCGGTGCCGCCGCCAAGTTTGGCGACATCGGGCGAGACGCCCTTCAGCACCTGCAGATCGCCCTGCTTGTCGTGGTCGTAGCTCGCGACACAGACCGTATCGATCACCCGCAAGCCCAGCTCGCGGGCCACGATCGCAGCCGGCACCAGGCCGCCGCGGGTGATCGCGATCACGGCGTGAAACGGCCCGACCTCGTTGAGCCGCCAGGTCAGCGCCCGGCAATCCCGGTGAAACTGGTCCCAGGACACCGGAAAGGGCCGGCCGGCCTTCGCCTCGGCGCTCGGTTCGTAATTGTTGTCTGCCACGCTGCTTCGCCTTGTCGCTTCGTCTTGTCGCTTCGTCTTGTCCTGGCCTGTCTGCTACCGGGTGGTGACGTTCAATGCCGCCAGCATCTCCTTCACCGCGGCCATCGCGGCGTTGAGCTTGTCGGGATCGCGCGAGCGAACGACGAGGTTGGTGTTCGGCTTCTTGTCCTCGTCCATGAACGGATAGCTGCCGATGATGGTGTCGGGATGGGCGTTGGCGATCTCCCGCAACGGCCCGCCGATGTCGCCTTCGCGCGCATTGGCGCGTACCGAGTCCGACAGCATCCGCACGCCCGATTTCAGCTTGGGCGCGACGATGTCCATCATCGCCTGCATGATCGAGGGGATGCCGGCCATGACTATTACATTGCCGAGCTTGAAACCGGGCGCCAGGATGGTCGCGCTCTGGATCAGTTCGGCGCCGTCGGGCACACGCGCCATGCGCAGCCGCGCCTCGTTCAGATCCTGCTCGCTCCAGCGCTCGCGGAAGCGCGCCACCACCTCCGGATGATGACCGATCCCGACACTGAAGGCCTTAGCGACGCTGTCAGCGGTGATGTCGTCATGGGTCGGTCCGATGCCGCCGGTGGTGAAGACGTAGGTGTAGCGATTCCGCAGTGCATTAAGGGCGTCGACAATGTCGGTCTCGTCGTCGGCGACGATGCGGACCTCCTTGAGGTCGATCCCGATATTGGTCAGGTATTCGGCGATGA contains:
- a CDS encoding NADPH:quinone oxidoreductase family protein; the encoded protein is MPKAVVCRELGPPEKLRLETFASAPLAPGQIRVAIRAAGINFPDILMAAGEYQLKPPLPFTPGVEAAGDIVEINGATGVAVGDRVIVKMRHGAYSDEAIATPSQLVPLPSTFDYAEGATFLAGHGTAYHALIDRGRLQPGEVLLVHGAGGGVGLAAVEIGKMLGATVIATASSDEKLAIAKARGADHLVRYDQEPFRDAVKRITDGQGADVVFDPVGGEVFENSMRCINWGARLLVIGFTGGIGLAKTNLLMIKGASVLGIRAGEAVRRNPALGEIRIKALTEWAEAGKIRPNVSHRLPLEEYAKAMRLLIDRKAIGRVALTMG
- a CDS encoding crotonase/enoyl-CoA hydratase family protein, producing the protein MAYETIKYEVDDQILTITLNRPDKLNAFNGTMQQELIDAFDAADKDDNVRAIIVTGAGRGFCAGADLSSGANTFDRDARRGPVKRLAGGAVDYSDPMVRDGGGQVTLRIFKCLKPVIAAVNGPAVGIGVTMQVAMDIRIASEAARFGFVFSQRGIVPEAASSWFLPRIVGISQALEWCYSGRVFPAQEALAGRLVSKVVPPDDLLPTARALAKEFAAKTAPVSVALIRQMMWRMLGADDPMEAHKVDSRGIYARGRSEDVKEGVVSFLEKRPAQFKNKVSSDMPDYFPWWQEREYK
- a CDS encoding methionine synthase — translated: MLFPTTIAGSLPKPEWLAEPNTLWAPWKSRGDELARAKRDATMLAVKLQEDAGVDIVTEGEQARQHFVHGFLEKVEGIDFAHKVEMGIRKDRYKAMVPQVTAPLTLKGRVHADEARVARTHTTRKLKFTLPGPMTIADTVADRYYGDKVKMAFAFAELLNSEAKALQADGVDVIQFDEPAFNVFMDEVSDWGIKALERAAEGLTCTTAVHICYGYGIKANTDWKQTLGSEWRQYGDIFPAIAKSPIQQVAIECRNSKVPLDLLALLPGKVIQAGVIDVASDTVETAEDVVQVIEAVSKFVPLSNIVATTNCGMAPMRRDIAEAKLAALGAGARLARERLG
- a CDS encoding competence/damage-inducible protein A, with protein sequence MSEIVTAGILVIGDEILSGRTKDKNIGFIAEYLTNIGIDLKEVRIVADDETDIVDALNALRNRYTYVFTTGGIGPTHDDITADSVAKAFSVGIGHHPEVVARFRERWSEQDLNEARLRMARVPDGAELIQSATILAPGFKLGNVIVMAGIPSIMQAMMDIVAPKLKSGVRMLSDSVRANAREGDIGGPLREIANAHPDTIIGSYPFMDEDKKPNTNLVVRSRDPDKLNAAMAAVKEMLAALNVTTR
- a CDS encoding esterase/lipase family protein, giving the protein MQTAIEAAGLTALNLDYASRRRALDALAEDIHPSIQRFADCVAGSVHFVCHSMGGLLARVYIARHRPQRLGRVVNDRHAEQRQRDRRPPEELRTLPLLLRTGRTATRHPARRRHRSAVSAGRLSRRHHRRKPLDLSDRLGILAEAA
- a CDS encoding 2-hydroxychromene-2-carboxylate isomerase, giving the protein MLEFFFDCSSPWTYLAFHNIQPLAKELGVEITWRPILVGGIFNTVNPSVYASRETPVPLKARYMKKDLADWARSAGLAIKMPPTVFPVNSVKAMRGCIWVAQESGERMVPFARAVFEAYWGDDRDISKDSVLTDICESVGVDPVRFFECIGQQAIKEQLKANTDEVMARGGFGSPTIFVGKTDMYFGNDRMPLIREALERLKARAA
- the gpt gene encoding xanthine phosphoribosyltransferase; protein product: MADNNYEPSAEAKAGRPFPVSWDQFHRDCRALTWRLNEVGPFHAVIAITRGGLVPAAIVARELGLRVIDTVCVASYDHDKQGDLQVLKGVSPDVAKLGGGTGKGLLIVDDLVDTGTTGRLVRQMLPDAHFATVYAKPKGKPLVDTFITEVSQDTWIHFPWDTALSFQPPIRP
- a CDS encoding amidase, translating into MHKPAPEEEVTSLHDLSATDLIAGYRARQFSPSEVLDEVIEHVAAWEPHIKALYLFDPDGARAAAKASTDRWQREEPAGALDGVPVTIKDNIATKGQPIPLGAASVRLVPAEKDAPPAARLRESGAIIFSKTTMPDYGMLSSGLSSFHPLTRNPWDLSKNPGGSSSGAGAAGAAGYGPLHLGTDIGGSVRLPACWCGLVALKPSLGRVPIDPPYVGRVAGPITRTVDDAALMMCVLAKPDRRDGMSLPADSSIHWKTLDKSPRKLRIGLMLDPGAGQPLEKEVRDAAVNAAKAFESAGAIVTEVNGILTREMVDGLDNFWRARLWDDLSKLSPEERGKTLPYIQKWAEAGAKLSGVDVVRGFNATMAIRAAAAKLFHELDYVISPVSPVVNFPAEFAAPINDPDRPFEHICFTVPWNMAENPALSINGGYDAKGFPIGVQIIGRRFDDLGVLGLAKAFEGLRGAQRPWPSPPGK